In Ptiloglossa arizonensis isolate GNS036 chromosome 6, iyPtiAriz1_principal, whole genome shotgun sequence, a single window of DNA contains:
- the LOC143148447 gene encoding casein kinase I isoform X3, with protein sequence MELRVGNKYRLGRKIGSGSFGDIYLGTNISTGEEVAIKLECIKTRHPQLHIESKFYKMMQGGVGIPTIKWCGSEGDYNVMVMELLGPSLEDLFNFCSRRFSLKTVLLLADQLISRTDYIHSRNFIHRDIKPDNFLMGLGKKGNLVYIIDFGLAKKYRDGRTHKHIPYRENKNLTGTARYASINTHLGIEQSRRDDLESLGYVLMYFNRGSLPWQGLKAATKRQKYERISEKKMSTPVEELCKGYSVEFASYLRYCRGLRFEERPDYSYLRQLFRTLFHGQGFTYDYVFDWNMLKFGNVRQPTLPSAQQAPMHSQQTNAALPSGTNNDQEHRSRPYTRQCLANASVATVGPTVGTTSNLRSMRPRREALEALRDQDNQDKSDLQAPGVVGQERRVSMRLHRRDTAALVGEMQPKSKLMKSTSG encoded by the exons ATGGAGCTACGCGTTGGTAATAAGTACCGGCTCGGACGGAAAATCGGAAGCGGCTCCTTCGGCGACATTTACCTAG GTACTAACATCTCCACCGGCGAGGAAGTCGCCATCAAGCTAGAATGCATAAAAACGCGGCATCCGCAGTTACACATAGAATCCAAGTTCTACAAGATGATGCAAGGAGGTG TTGGCATACCTACTATAAAATGGTGTGGCTCGGAAGGTGACTATAATGTAATGGTAATGGAGCTACTTGGTCCGTCGCTGGAGGATCTGTTTAATTTCTGTTCAAGAAGATTTTCTTTAAAAACAGTTTTGCTTCTCGCCGATCAGttg ATAAGTAGAACGGATTATATTCATAGTCGCAACTTTATCCATCGAGACATCAAGCCGGATAATTTTTTGATGGGATTGGGAAAGAAAGGAAATCTCGTGTACATTATAGACTTCGGTTTGGCTAAGAAATATCGCGATGGTCGTACTCACAAACACATACCCTACCGAGAGAACAAGAATCTAACGGGAACGGCCAG ATACGCGAGCATTAATACACATTTGGGAATTGAGCAATCACGGCGAGACGACCTTGAATCCTTAGGGTACGTTCTTATGTACTTCAACAGAGGTAGTTTGCCCTGGCAAGGCTTGAAAGCAGCGACGAAGAGGCAAAAATACGAACGTATTTCTGAGAAGAAAATGTCTACACCCGTCGAGGAACTGTGCAAAGGTTATTCTG TAGAGTTTGCGTCGTACCTAAGGTATTGTCGAGGATTACGTTTCGAGGAAAGGCCAGATTACTCGTATCTTCGGCAACTCTTCCGGACACTGTTCCACGGACAGGGCTTCACTTACGACTACGTCTTCGATTGGAATATGTTGAAGTTCGGCAACGTGAGGCAACCAACGTTGCCATCGGCGCAACAGGCGCCGATGCACTCGCAACAAACAAACGCGGCGCTGCCCTCTGGGACCAATAACGATCAGGAACATCGATCAAG GCCCTACACACGGCAGTGTCTAGCGAACGCGTCAGTGGCGACGGTGGGCCCGACAGTGGGAACGACCTCGAATCTGAGAAGTATGCGGCCGAGACGCGAGGCGTTGGAGGCACTGCGCGATCAGGACAATCAAGATAAGAGTGATCTCCaag
- the LOC143148447 gene encoding casein kinase I isoform X8 — MELRVGNKYRLGRKIGSGSFGDIYLGTNISTGEEVAIKLECIKTRHPQLHIESKFYKMMQGGVGIPTIKWCGSEGDYNVMVMELLGPSLEDLFNFCSRRFSLKTVLLLADQLISRTDYIHSRNFIHRDIKPDNFLMGLGKKGNLVYIIDFGLAKKYRDGRTHKHIPYRENKNLTGTARYASINTHLGIEQSRRDDLESLGYVLMYFNRGSLPWQGLKAATKRQKYERISEKKMSTPVEELCKGYSVEFASYLRYCRGLRFEERPDYSYLRQLFRTLFHGQGFTYDYVFDWNMLKFGNVRQPTLPSAQQAPMHSQQTNAALPSGTNNDQEHRSRPYTRQCLANASVATVGPTVGTTSNLRSMRPRREALEALRDQDNQDKSDLQAPGVVGQERRVSMRLHRRDTAALVGEMQPKSK, encoded by the exons ATGGAGCTACGCGTTGGTAATAAGTACCGGCTCGGACGGAAAATCGGAAGCGGCTCCTTCGGCGACATTTACCTAG GTACTAACATCTCCACCGGCGAGGAAGTCGCCATCAAGCTAGAATGCATAAAAACGCGGCATCCGCAGTTACACATAGAATCCAAGTTCTACAAGATGATGCAAGGAGGTG TTGGCATACCTACTATAAAATGGTGTGGCTCGGAAGGTGACTATAATGTAATGGTAATGGAGCTACTTGGTCCGTCGCTGGAGGATCTGTTTAATTTCTGTTCAAGAAGATTTTCTTTAAAAACAGTTTTGCTTCTCGCCGATCAGttg ATAAGTAGAACGGATTATATTCATAGTCGCAACTTTATCCATCGAGACATCAAGCCGGATAATTTTTTGATGGGATTGGGAAAGAAAGGAAATCTCGTGTACATTATAGACTTCGGTTTGGCTAAGAAATATCGCGATGGTCGTACTCACAAACACATACCCTACCGAGAGAACAAGAATCTAACGGGAACGGCCAG ATACGCGAGCATTAATACACATTTGGGAATTGAGCAATCACGGCGAGACGACCTTGAATCCTTAGGGTACGTTCTTATGTACTTCAACAGAGGTAGTTTGCCCTGGCAAGGCTTGAAAGCAGCGACGAAGAGGCAAAAATACGAACGTATTTCTGAGAAGAAAATGTCTACACCCGTCGAGGAACTGTGCAAAGGTTATTCTG TAGAGTTTGCGTCGTACCTAAGGTATTGTCGAGGATTACGTTTCGAGGAAAGGCCAGATTACTCGTATCTTCGGCAACTCTTCCGGACACTGTTCCACGGACAGGGCTTCACTTACGACTACGTCTTCGATTGGAATATGTTGAAGTTCGGCAACGTGAGGCAACCAACGTTGCCATCGGCGCAACAGGCGCCGATGCACTCGCAACAAACAAACGCGGCGCTGCCCTCTGGGACCAATAACGATCAGGAACATCGATCAAG GCCCTACACACGGCAGTGTCTAGCGAACGCGTCAGTGGCGACGGTGGGCCCGACAGTGGGAACGACCTCGAATCTGAGAAGTATGCGGCCGAGACGCGAGGCGTTGGAGGCACTGCGCGATCAGGACAATCAAGATAAGAGTGATCTCCaag
- the LOC143148447 gene encoding casein kinase I isoform X6: protein MELRVGNKYRLGRKIGSGSFGDIYLGTNISTGEEVAIKLECIKTRHPQLHIESKFYKMMQGGVGIPTIKWCGSEGDYNVMVMELLGPSLEDLFNFCSRRFSLKTVLLLADQLISRTDYIHSRNFIHRDIKPDNFLMGLGKKGNLVYIIDFGLAKKYRDGRTHKHIPYRENKNLTGTARYASINTHLGIEQSRRDDLESLGYVLMYFNRGSLPWQGLKAATKRQKYERISEKKMSTPVEELCKGYSVEFASYLRYCRGLRFEERPDYSYLRQLFRTLFHGQGFTYDYVFDWNMLKFGNVRQPTLPSAQQAPMHSQQTNAALPSGTNNDQEHRSRPYTRQCLANASVATVGPTVGTTSNLRSMRPRREALEALRDQDNQDKSDLQAPGVVGQERRVSMRLHRRDTAALVGEMQPKSKV from the exons ATGGAGCTACGCGTTGGTAATAAGTACCGGCTCGGACGGAAAATCGGAAGCGGCTCCTTCGGCGACATTTACCTAG GTACTAACATCTCCACCGGCGAGGAAGTCGCCATCAAGCTAGAATGCATAAAAACGCGGCATCCGCAGTTACACATAGAATCCAAGTTCTACAAGATGATGCAAGGAGGTG TTGGCATACCTACTATAAAATGGTGTGGCTCGGAAGGTGACTATAATGTAATGGTAATGGAGCTACTTGGTCCGTCGCTGGAGGATCTGTTTAATTTCTGTTCAAGAAGATTTTCTTTAAAAACAGTTTTGCTTCTCGCCGATCAGttg ATAAGTAGAACGGATTATATTCATAGTCGCAACTTTATCCATCGAGACATCAAGCCGGATAATTTTTTGATGGGATTGGGAAAGAAAGGAAATCTCGTGTACATTATAGACTTCGGTTTGGCTAAGAAATATCGCGATGGTCGTACTCACAAACACATACCCTACCGAGAGAACAAGAATCTAACGGGAACGGCCAG ATACGCGAGCATTAATACACATTTGGGAATTGAGCAATCACGGCGAGACGACCTTGAATCCTTAGGGTACGTTCTTATGTACTTCAACAGAGGTAGTTTGCCCTGGCAAGGCTTGAAAGCAGCGACGAAGAGGCAAAAATACGAACGTATTTCTGAGAAGAAAATGTCTACACCCGTCGAGGAACTGTGCAAAGGTTATTCTG TAGAGTTTGCGTCGTACCTAAGGTATTGTCGAGGATTACGTTTCGAGGAAAGGCCAGATTACTCGTATCTTCGGCAACTCTTCCGGACACTGTTCCACGGACAGGGCTTCACTTACGACTACGTCTTCGATTGGAATATGTTGAAGTTCGGCAACGTGAGGCAACCAACGTTGCCATCGGCGCAACAGGCGCCGATGCACTCGCAACAAACAAACGCGGCGCTGCCCTCTGGGACCAATAACGATCAGGAACATCGATCAAG GCCCTACACACGGCAGTGTCTAGCGAACGCGTCAGTGGCGACGGTGGGCCCGACAGTGGGAACGACCTCGAATCTGAGAAGTATGCGGCCGAGACGCGAGGCGTTGGAGGCACTGCGCGATCAGGACAATCAAGATAAGAGTGATCTCCaag
- the LOC143148447 gene encoding casein kinase I isoform X7 translates to MELRVGNKYRLGRKIGSGSFGDIYLGTNISTGEEVAIKLECIKTRHPQLHIESKFYKMMQGGVGIPTIKWCGSEGDYNVMVMELLGPSLEDLFNFCSRRFSLKTVLLLADQLISRTDYIHSRNFIHRDIKPDNFLMGLGKKGNLVYIIDFGLAKKYRDGRTHKHIPYRENKNLTGTARYASINTHLGIEQSRRDDLESLGYVLMYFNRGSLPWQGLKAATKRQKYERISEKKMSTPVEELCKGYSVEFASYLRYCRGLRFEERPDYSYLRQLFRTLFHGQGFTYDYVFDWNMLKFGNVRQPTLPSAQQAPMHSQQTNAALPSGTNNDQEHRSRPYTRQCLANASVATVGPTVGTTSNLRSMRPRREALEALRDQDNQDKSDLQAPGVVGQERRVSMRLHRRDTAALVGEMQPKSKT, encoded by the exons ATGGAGCTACGCGTTGGTAATAAGTACCGGCTCGGACGGAAAATCGGAAGCGGCTCCTTCGGCGACATTTACCTAG GTACTAACATCTCCACCGGCGAGGAAGTCGCCATCAAGCTAGAATGCATAAAAACGCGGCATCCGCAGTTACACATAGAATCCAAGTTCTACAAGATGATGCAAGGAGGTG TTGGCATACCTACTATAAAATGGTGTGGCTCGGAAGGTGACTATAATGTAATGGTAATGGAGCTACTTGGTCCGTCGCTGGAGGATCTGTTTAATTTCTGTTCAAGAAGATTTTCTTTAAAAACAGTTTTGCTTCTCGCCGATCAGttg ATAAGTAGAACGGATTATATTCATAGTCGCAACTTTATCCATCGAGACATCAAGCCGGATAATTTTTTGATGGGATTGGGAAAGAAAGGAAATCTCGTGTACATTATAGACTTCGGTTTGGCTAAGAAATATCGCGATGGTCGTACTCACAAACACATACCCTACCGAGAGAACAAGAATCTAACGGGAACGGCCAG ATACGCGAGCATTAATACACATTTGGGAATTGAGCAATCACGGCGAGACGACCTTGAATCCTTAGGGTACGTTCTTATGTACTTCAACAGAGGTAGTTTGCCCTGGCAAGGCTTGAAAGCAGCGACGAAGAGGCAAAAATACGAACGTATTTCTGAGAAGAAAATGTCTACACCCGTCGAGGAACTGTGCAAAGGTTATTCTG TAGAGTTTGCGTCGTACCTAAGGTATTGTCGAGGATTACGTTTCGAGGAAAGGCCAGATTACTCGTATCTTCGGCAACTCTTCCGGACACTGTTCCACGGACAGGGCTTCACTTACGACTACGTCTTCGATTGGAATATGTTGAAGTTCGGCAACGTGAGGCAACCAACGTTGCCATCGGCGCAACAGGCGCCGATGCACTCGCAACAAACAAACGCGGCGCTGCCCTCTGGGACCAATAACGATCAGGAACATCGATCAAG GCCCTACACACGGCAGTGTCTAGCGAACGCGTCAGTGGCGACGGTGGGCCCGACAGTGGGAACGACCTCGAATCTGAGAAGTATGCGGCCGAGACGCGAGGCGTTGGAGGCACTGCGCGATCAGGACAATCAAGATAAGAGTGATCTCCaag
- the LOC143148447 gene encoding casein kinase I isoform X4: MELRVGNKYRLGRKIGSGSFGDIYLGTNISTGEEVAIKLECIKTRHPQLHIESKFYKMMQGGVGIPTIKWCGSEGDYNVMVMELLGPSLEDLFNFCSRRFSLKTVLLLADQLISRTDYIHSRNFIHRDIKPDNFLMGLGKKGNLVYIIDFGLAKKYRDGRTHKHIPYRENKNLTGTARYASINTHLGIEQSRRDDLESLGYVLMYFNRGSLPWQGLKAATKRQKYERISEKKMSTPVEELCKGYSVEFASYLRYCRGLRFEERPDYSYLRQLFRTLFHGQGFTYDYVFDWNMLKFGNVRQPTLPSAQQAPMHSQQTNAALPSGTNNDQEHRSRPYTRQCLANASVATVGPTVGTTSNLRSMRPRREALEALRDQDNQDKSDLQESKSFDDDRTIVASRITMTDFDPTKRSTSRSRKVTKA; encoded by the exons ATGGAGCTACGCGTTGGTAATAAGTACCGGCTCGGACGGAAAATCGGAAGCGGCTCCTTCGGCGACATTTACCTAG GTACTAACATCTCCACCGGCGAGGAAGTCGCCATCAAGCTAGAATGCATAAAAACGCGGCATCCGCAGTTACACATAGAATCCAAGTTCTACAAGATGATGCAAGGAGGTG TTGGCATACCTACTATAAAATGGTGTGGCTCGGAAGGTGACTATAATGTAATGGTAATGGAGCTACTTGGTCCGTCGCTGGAGGATCTGTTTAATTTCTGTTCAAGAAGATTTTCTTTAAAAACAGTTTTGCTTCTCGCCGATCAGttg ATAAGTAGAACGGATTATATTCATAGTCGCAACTTTATCCATCGAGACATCAAGCCGGATAATTTTTTGATGGGATTGGGAAAGAAAGGAAATCTCGTGTACATTATAGACTTCGGTTTGGCTAAGAAATATCGCGATGGTCGTACTCACAAACACATACCCTACCGAGAGAACAAGAATCTAACGGGAACGGCCAG ATACGCGAGCATTAATACACATTTGGGAATTGAGCAATCACGGCGAGACGACCTTGAATCCTTAGGGTACGTTCTTATGTACTTCAACAGAGGTAGTTTGCCCTGGCAAGGCTTGAAAGCAGCGACGAAGAGGCAAAAATACGAACGTATTTCTGAGAAGAAAATGTCTACACCCGTCGAGGAACTGTGCAAAGGTTATTCTG TAGAGTTTGCGTCGTACCTAAGGTATTGTCGAGGATTACGTTTCGAGGAAAGGCCAGATTACTCGTATCTTCGGCAACTCTTCCGGACACTGTTCCACGGACAGGGCTTCACTTACGACTACGTCTTCGATTGGAATATGTTGAAGTTCGGCAACGTGAGGCAACCAACGTTGCCATCGGCGCAACAGGCGCCGATGCACTCGCAACAAACAAACGCGGCGCTGCCCTCTGGGACCAATAACGATCAGGAACATCGATCAAG GCCCTACACACGGCAGTGTCTAGCGAACGCGTCAGTGGCGACGGTGGGCCCGACAGTGGGAACGACCTCGAATCTGAGAAGTATGCGGCCGAGACGCGAGGCGTTGGAGGCACTGCGCGATCAGGACAATCAAGATAAGAGTGATCTCCaag